CTGCAGCAGCTGTTAGGGACCGAGTGCCCGTCGAGGGATTGCCTCTGGGATCTGAGGATCTACGGCGAGGCGATCGGGCCGCGCAGTTCCTCGAGGTCACCGAGCATCTCGGCGGGCGGTTCGTCACTCCCGACGACGCGGAGTGGCCACGCGAACGATTTAGCGCCCTCACCGGCGCAGACGGGGATGATGTGAGCCCTCTTGGGCTCTGGGTCCTCGGCACTGGTTCCCTGCACTCCGATCGGGGCATGATCGCGATCGCGGGAAGCCGGGCGTCGACGGCATACGGCGAACATGTGACCTCCGAGATTGCCGGTGACCTGTCCGCTACGGGTTGGACTGTCGTTTCGACAGGATCCTTCGGAATTGCTTCTGCCGCACATCGTGCTGCCTTGGCAGTGGGCGGTGCGACGATCGCAGTCACAGCAGCAAGCATCGACCGGGCTCATCCCGCTGCACATGAGCGAATGTTCCGAGACATCTCGGAGCATGGCGGCCTTGTGGTCAGTGAGTACCCGCCCACACACTCAGTCCCCTCTCGGCATCGTTCGCTCGCGCTGAATCGCTTGATCGCCGCCCTGTCTCAGGCGTCGGTGGTTGTAGAGACCGGTTGGCGCGGCGGTTCTCGTGACATTTTGACGTGGGCGTCCAAGCTCGGCCGACCCGCGCTGGCGGTACCGGGTCCGGTGACCTCGGCCGCCTCCGAAGGGTGTCACCGAGCGATCAGGGAGGGTCACGCTGCCTTGGTGACGAATAGTGCGGACGTCGTCGCCGCGATCGCCTAAACCCCTCCCCGCAGACGCGGGGAAGGCCCTGGTCCGCACCCTCTGGACCAGGGCCTTTCTCGCGTCTCGCCCTGCCCCCGGCACGGCGAGGGCAAGCGGCATTTCACCGCCGTTCATGGCTCTTTCTGTCGGAGGCATGTGGCAGTGTCATCGGTGTTGTCCTAGTCCGGTGCGCCTCACCAGCGCACCCCCACGACCCAAAGGGGTTACCTGTGAGTACTTTTCGTTTGTCTTCGCCGTCCGATTGCGTTGCCGGTGCTGTTGCGCTCGGCGGTCATATTCCTGTCGATGAGGTGGTTGTGATCGCCCTCGATCTCGAGCCGATGCCGGTTGCGATGATCAAGCTGACTGATGTCGAGTCGGGGCGAGTTCTGGCGAATCTGGAGGGCGCCACTCCGTTCGCCCAGTGCCGCGAAATGTTGGTAGTGGTGTTCGGGCCGGTTGAGCGTGGCGATGCTGTGGGTGAGGTGTTCGAGCAGTTCCGACCGGATGCGGTTACACCGGTGTACGTCTTCACCGAGGGTGTCGTTCGCCGGTGGCACGGCGTCGGATCGCTCGCGTTGCAGGCCGGTGACCAGATGGATTTGCGGTCGCATCCGATCGTGTTGGAGGCGCAGTCACTCGGCGTGGCCACGCTGCAGACTCGTGCGCAGATGCGCGCAGCTTTCGAACCGGCTCAGTTCGGCGCAGAGCGCGCCGCAACGGTCGCGCAAGGTTTCGATCAGCAGCGAGTGAAATTGGCGGCCATGGATCCACGCGGGGCAGCCGAACTCGCGTTCACCAGTGGATTAGCGCCGTATATCGGTCGAGCGAAGAATGACGGGGGAATCGTCGTCACGGACGAACATGCAGCGCTTATCGCGGCCGCGATGCACGATGCGACTGTCCGTGATCTGTTGTTCGTACATGTGACGGACAAGAACGCCGATGCCGCCGCTGAGATGTTGCGGCAAGTAGGGGCACTACTGCCCGCCAACCTTGCCGGTCCGGTGATCATCATCGGCGCGATATTCCATTGGGTGGCGCGTCATGCGGCGCTTTCTCGCGAGGCCCTCATCGTCGGGCGCACCCTCGATCCGGCTCATTCCTTCGGGCAGTTGTTCGAGCGCGCACTCGACTTCGGAATGAATCCGGCGCTCTGGGACCAACTGCGCACGGCGGCGGTAACAGCGAGCACTCGAACCGGAAGATAACGATTCGGTGGTGCCGTCCCGATCAGCCAAAGGATGGCACCACCACTTTCGATTGCGGCGCAACCAAAAACGGCGCGCACATTTTTTGTGCGCGCCT
The Rhodococcus qingshengii JCM 15477 genome window above contains:
- a CDS encoding DUF4192 family protein produces the protein MSTFRLSSPSDCVAGAVALGGHIPVDEVVVIALDLEPMPVAMIKLTDVESGRVLANLEGATPFAQCREMLVVVFGPVERGDAVGEVFEQFRPDAVTPVYVFTEGVVRRWHGVGSLALQAGDQMDLRSHPIVLEAQSLGVATLQTRAQMRAAFEPAQFGAERAATVAQGFDQQRVKLAAMDPRGAAELAFTSGLAPYIGRAKNDGGIVVTDEHAALIAAAMHDATVRDLLFVHVTDKNADAAAEMLRQVGALLPANLAGPVIIIGAIFHWVARHAALSREALIVGRTLDPAHSFGQLFERALDFGMNPALWDQLRTAAVTASTRTGR
- a CDS encoding DNA-processing protein DprA; amino-acid sequence: MVFVSVPSVDSAIFDSRREAWAFLSVVSDGPSAALVALVEELGVEEAAAAVRDRVPVEGLPLGSEDLRRGDRAAQFLEVTEHLGGRFVTPDDAEWPRERFSALTGADGDDVSPLGLWVLGTGSLHSDRGMIAIAGSRASTAYGEHVTSEIAGDLSATGWTVVSTGSFGIASAAHRAALAVGGATIAVTAASIDRAHPAAHERMFRDISEHGGLVVSEYPPTHSVPSRHRSLALNRLIAALSQASVVVETGWRGGSRDILTWASKLGRPALAVPGPVTSAASEGCHRAIREGHAALVTNSADVVAAIA